In Stomoxys calcitrans chromosome 2, idStoCalc2.1, whole genome shotgun sequence, the following proteins share a genomic window:
- the LOC106093790 gene encoding V-type proton ATPase subunit E, whose translation MALSDADVQKQIKHMMAFIEQEANEKAEEIDAKAEEEFNIEKGRLVQQQRLKIMEYYEKKEKQVELQKKIQSSNMLNQARLKVLKIREDHVASVLEDARRRLGEVTKNSAEYKVVLQKLILQALYQTMEPTVILRCRQVDVGLVNEVLPSAIEQYKQNLNQDVRVDVDNDNYLPADTCGGIELIALNGRVKVPNTLESRLDLISQQLVPEIRNALFGRNVNRKFAD comes from the exons ATGGCTTTAAGCGATGCTGATGTGCAGAAACAG atCAAACATATGATGGCTTTCATCGAACAAGAGGCCAATGAAAAGGCTGAAGAAATCGATGCTAAAGCCGAAGAAGAATTCAACATCGAAAAGGGTCGTTTGGTTCAACAACAACGTCTGAAAATCATGGAATACTATGAAAAGAAGGAGAAACAAGTTGAACTACAAAAGAAAATTCAGTCCTCAAATATGCTTAATCAAGCAAGATTGAAG GTTCTTAAAATCCGTGAAGATCATGTGGCCAGTGTTTTGGAGGACGCTCGCCGCCGTTTGGGTGAGGTAACCAAGAATTCCGCAGAATACAAGGTGGtattgcaaaaattaattttgcaagCCTTGTACCAAACCATGGAACCCACGGTTATCCTACGCTGTCGTCAAGTTGATGTTGGTCTTGTCAATGAAGTTTTACCATCAGCCATTGaacaatataaacaaaatttgaatcAAGATGTTAGGGTTGATGTAGACAACGATAATTATTTGCCCGCCGATACATGTGGTGGCATTGAATTAATCGCTTTAAATGGTCGTGTAAAG GTGCCCAACACTTTGGAATCCCGCTTGGATTTGATTTCACAGCAATTGGTTCCCGAAATACGTAACGCCCTGTTCGGACGTAACGTCAACCGTAAATTTGCCGATTAA
- the LOC106093792 gene encoding putative leucine-rich repeat-containing protein DDB_G0290503, which yields MAFSTQMEFFHVPFMHEEPEYKCKTACVQLKSYDSCKDNRSWSRDKRKRSQFLSDLVTCQLPMEDVETNKEVMAADMSSAVYKSADTPSRTNVGNPQSRSVMAKTAGDANMPSRSVMTNAKLPLSQHNVGDSTPLKPTKSETIDEISTATVTRTDQEISQLNAITIGGDSLLECANAHLTDYQKLLNLNTSLEMQLAISDERLKIADEENHNIKEMLTSKLDHNMSKDFFNKIQKLITNGKLTKNEENEFLQICKKMENMQRTYDVVRAENNYVKRLVEKLSARVTMEQLQIDNETSTDVKYLQNKINTLRKECLMLRTIEDDYHKAKQANQTAGNPAEQDIENIKQIIKERNVLREKCNSLKNLEQTVATLKDKNKQLHSANSVLHNDLAQQYSCIRSKEWDMHNMQKDYEQKLEKAYHEKQCLRAQLKDLNDEIVKLKCQTLKTEMVRKENACLRNEISKRDTMLCEYDCQYKQLMNVVEELRGMKLQNNHTPTGNDQVDDLAFFTCATLEEIMKEMKNKGCVQKEINSEYNVNGVKSESKDEIICNRCSETLKRLQELEGEKKSLENENYRIQDLIKEGEKKMVNMLNKIEHLDGAINENADELKKSSYEMTEAKRLVEDISSIHIQNQQLVNAVGAINSRDDEKIIDDLRRQLEEETLKLTQCKQENLSLAKLASDRENELKSLKELNNKLQKDIASLQYGTENKATENFKKSNENVENNYDDKQHTNSKNKKDKKLINYKPISEDDSKTSTIDIAAFVVKSAEKLKTNFSNGGGFEKELSKLFKEFILEYSACRDRSCCCSRQINYKSKLSKICHKLYHSGLKSLSFIELAYMHKKIYMQAEVEKPGFLLHMLLKDNLQDILGILNITPEQLSHSMAGQVELKSNKIMQRCCSCKQELCCTKSEEMLKEEVHKLSRDVESVQILLESLKQLPYTSEGDFIGTADNNDSTYRAITPVQKMSTKHFKKLKTPVNEHPDIYNV from the exons ATGGCATTTTCGACACAAATGGAGTTTTTCCATGTTCCATTCATGCATGAAGAGCCAGAATACAAATGTAAAACCGCCTGTGTACAACTAAAGAGCTACGACTCTTGCAAGGATAACCGTTCATGGTCGCGTGATAAAAGAAAAAGGTCGCAATTTCTTTCGGATTTGGTAACATGTCAGTTGCCG ATGGAAGATGTAGAAACTAACAAAGAGGTTATGGCCGCTGATATGAGCAGCGCTGTATATAAAAGTGCTGATACTCCTTCCAGAACTAATGTTGGTAATCCACAATCTCGTAGTGTTATGGCTAAAACTGCTGGTGATGCCAATATGCCATCCCGTAGTGTTATGACTAATGCTAAGCTACCCTTATCCCAACATAATGTTGGGGACTCAACTCCCCTAAAACCAACGAAGTCTGAAACTATCGATGAAATATCTACAGCAACAGTTACTAGAACAGATCAGGAAATAAGCCAATTAAATGCAATAACCATTGGTGGCGATAGTTTATTGGAATGCGCAAATGCACATCTAACAGATTATCAAAAACTGCTTAACTTAAACACATCACTGGAAATGCAATTGGCCATTTCTGATGAGCGCCTTAAAATCGCAGACGAAGAAAACCATAACATCAAAGAAATGCTCACCTCAAAGTTGGACCACAATATGAGCAAGGATTtctttaataaaattcaaaaacttATCACCAATGGAAAACTAACAAAGAACgaagaaaatgaatttttgcaaatatgtaaaaaaatggaaaatatgcAAAGAACCTATGACGTTGTAAGAGCTGAAAATAATTATGTCAAACGTTTGGTGGAAAAGCTCTCCGCTCGCGTCACCATGGAACAACTACAAATTGACAATGAAACATCCACAGATGTAAAATACttacaaaataaaatcaatacTTTGCGCAAGGAATGTCTTATGCTAAGGACCATTGAAGACGATTACCACAAAGCCAAACAAGCGAATCAAACAGCCGGCAATCCTGCTGAGCAAGACATagaaaatatcaaacaaattataaaagaaCGAAATGTTTTACGTGAAAAATGCAATTCACTAAAGAATTTGGAGCAAACTGTGGCCACTTTAAAGGACAAAAACAAACAGTTACATTCTGCCAATAGTGTATTGCACAACGATTTGGCCCAACAATACAGCTGCATTAGGAGCAAGGAATGGGATATGCATAACATGCAGAAGGACTATGAACAAAAATTGGAGAAAGCATATCATGAGAAGCAATGCCTAAGG GCCCAACTAAAAGATCTTAATGATGAAATAgtaaaattgaaatgtcaaacgCTAAAGACTGAAATGGTGCGCAAGGAAAATGCTTGTCTTCGCAATGAGATTTCAAAACGTGACACAATGTTGTGTGAATATGATTGTCAATATAAACAATTGATG AATGTTGTTGAAGAACTTCGAGGAATGAAATTACAAAACAATCACACCCCGACTGGTAATGATCAAGTGGACGATTTAGCATTTTTCACATGTGCAACTCTTGAGGAAATCATGAAGGAGATGAAAAATAAAGGATGCGtccaaaaagaaataaattcggAATATAACGTTAATGGTGTAAAATCTGAGTCCAAAGATGAAATCATTTGCAATAGGTGCTCCGAAACCTTGAAGCGATTGCAAGAATTGGAAGGAGAAAAGAAAAGCttagaaaatgaaaattatcgCATTCAAGACCTAATAAAAGAGGGTGAGAAAAAAATGGTAAATATGCTGAATAAAATCGAGCATTTGGATGGCGCCATAAATGAAAATGCCGACGAATTGAAAAAATCCTCATATGAAATGACCGAAGCTAAGAGACTTGTTGAAGACATCAGTAGCATTCACATTCAAAATCAGCAATTGGTCAATGCTGTTGGCGCCATCAATTCACGGGACGATGAGAAGATCATCGATGATCTACGGCGCCAATTGGAAGAGGAGACACTTAAATTGACGCAATGTAAGCAGGAAAATCTGAGCCTGGCAAAACTGGCTTCAGATCGTGAAAATGAATTGAAATCTCTCAAAGAGCTCAATAACAAATTGCAAAAGGACATCGCCagtctacaatatggcacagaaaATAAAGCAACTGAGAATTTTAAGAAATCTAATGAAAATGTTGAGAATAATTATGACGATAAACAGCATACCAACTCTAAGAATAAGAAGGataaaaaactaataaattataaaccaatatcGGAGGATGACTCGAAAACATCAACTATAGACATTGCAGCATTTGTTGTTAAAAGTgccgaaaaattaaaaactaactTTTCAAATGGTGGCGGTTTTGAAAAGGAGTTATCAAAActttttaaagaatttatacTGGAATATAGTGCCTGCAGAGATCGATCTTGCTGTTGCTCACGCCAGATTAATTACAAAAGtaaattatccaaaatttgtCATAAATTATACCACAGCGGTCTGAAGTCACTGTCATTCATTGAATTGGCCTAtatgcataaaaaaatttatatgcaaGCAGAAGTGGAAAAGCCCGGTTTCTTGTTACATATGCTATTAAAGGATAACCTTCAAGACatacttggaattttgaatATTACACCGGAGCAATTGTCACATTCGATGGCTGGTCAAGTAGaattgaaatcaaataaaataatgcAACGATGTTGTTCATGTAAGCAGGAATTGTGCTGTACTAAATCGGAAGAAATGCTCAAAGAAGAAG TTCACAAACTATCACGGGACGTCGAAAGCGTTCAAATATTGCTGGAGTCTTTgaaacagctgccatatacatcggAAGGTGACTTCATTGGGACAGCAGATAACAACGA TTCCACTTACCGTGCAATTACTCCTGTCCAAAAAATGAGTACCAAGCATTTCAAAAAACTGAAAACGCCGGTCAATGAACATCCCGATATTTATAATGTTTAA